Within Leishmania infantum JPCM5 genome chromosome 35, the genomic segment AgatgaagcagcagcagcacgttgCGCAGGAAAAGGGGATCCTAATGGAGCTGTGCCACCCGTTCATCGTGAACATGATGTGCTCCTTCCAGGACGAGAAGAAGGTGTACTTTGTGCTGGAGTTCGTCATGGGCGGCGAGATGTTCACACACCTGCGCACTGCCGGGCGGTTCCCGAATGACGTTGCGAAGTTCTACCACGCGGAGCTGGTGCTTGCGTTCGAGTATCTGCACTCGCTGGACGTGATCTACCGCGATCTGAAGCCGGAGAATCTTCTGCTGGACAACAAGGGGCACGCGAAGGTGACGGACTTTGGGTTTGCGAAGAAGGTGCCAGACCGGACGTTCACGCTGTGCGGGACACCGGAATATCTTGCGCCGGAGGTGATCCAGAGCAAGGGCCACGGGAAGGCGGTGGACTGGTGGACGATGGGCGTGCTGCTGTACGAATTCATTGCCGGATACCCGCCGTTCTACGACGACACGCCGTTCCGAATTTACGAGAAGATCCTTGCTGGGCGGCTGAAGTTCCCGAACTGGTTCGACGGCCGTGCGCGCGACCTCGTGAAGGGGCTGCTGCAGACAGACCATACGAAGCGCCTGGGGACGCTGAAAGGCGGGCCGGCGGACGTGAAGAGCCACCCGTACTTCCACGGTGCGAACTGGGACAAGCTGTATGCACGCTACTACCCCGCGCCGATCCCTGTGCGGGTGAAGAGCCCTGGCGACACGAGCAACTTCGAGAAGTACCCGGACAGCCCGGTCGACCGCACGCCTGCGCTGacgtcggcgcagcaggcggaaTTCAATGGCTTTTAGCTCCCTATGCCGGGATAGTAGCGAGACGGGTACACGGAGCAGGGACGCCGTTTGCTTGTTGCTCCTACAGTAGCTGCGTGCAAATCCAAACATCTTCGCCGCCTGCCCAACTTGTTCGCGTCTTTCGACTTTTTGCTGCGAGAGTGTGTTTAGGGCCTCGCTCCTCTTCCATTCATACACATCCTACGCCAACCCCTCTTGGGTGTGCACAAGCACTGCTGTTGATGTTGTCACGATGTAAAGCAAAGCAAGtaacaacaaaacaaaacaaaaagcacAGATGCGATCGCGCGTTGATGGcggctctttctctcctctctctcttcttgtgcTCTGTGTGCTGGTTGGCCCCCCCTTGTTGCGTTCTTTCTGTGCtcttcgccccctccctccctcacattttctttttcgaTGCGCGTTGTCGATGTCTCTGTTGTTGATCGACTTGTGCCTCCATTATGTTTTCTGTTCTCTTTTTCGCTCATTGTGCACTTCAAGGCATCACTGCCTGGCGGGCTGCGAGCGAAGTCTCTGGATGACGCGAAACTCTAGCGGCAAGCAAGCCGCGACTCTTCCATTTTACCAAGTTCCCTTACTCCCTGCCGAAAGATGGTGCGACATAGACAGACATCGGATTAGTGGCATCGGTGACGCGTTGCGATAAGAATAGAGCCCTAGATACAGCGACAAGAGGCTTTGGCCGCCTCGCGTGCAGCTGTCGCGCCGAATgtgaagcagcggcgctggtgtgcgGCCTGCTGCGTGGACGACTGGGCTGACCAACGCACAGAGGGGGGGGcccgcgccgctgttgctacgggcgcgctctccctccgctTGGCACCCGGCACGGGCcccgcagcggtgggggagggcaTGCGGCGGACGTATCTGGGCACaagtgctggcgctgccggcccgtcgcgtgcgcctctcatTTCAGTCTGCCTGTGGCCATTGCGGATGGGCGCACCACGGCGAGGTTGGCAGGCTTGCCGGATCGGCAGTGGCAGAGGAGCCGGCGCCGACTGCGTGGATCACGCGCCTGGTCGCCGGCCTCAGACGCCAGGCCGACATCGCCCGAAACCGCGATACACGATGCGGCACGCTGAGACAAGAGGTGCTTGGCGGCAGCCGTCCCACACCAGAGGAGCAGGGATGCTGAGCTCACGATACGACAGGCGGCCATCCTCGCACAGGTCCGCGCGGGCACCCCGTCCATGCACTGGGgatcgctgcagcggcgggtgcctggcagcgacgaggcggagcgcggATGGCGTGCTGCCCGCTGCTCCGCTGGTGTTGCGgcgccccccgcccccgccggAGCCTCCAACCCCGCCGGTGCTGGCCATGAGGGCGTCACATCGAAAGAAAGAGTGCAGAGGTGAGAGAGCAAGAGTGATGGACGGAAGGGGCGCGAAGAAATCCCATAGCAGTGAGCCCCAcagcgcatgtgtgcataGCACGCGGCATCTTCGGCATCTGTCCAGGGCTGCACTGATGAGGCAcagatgccggaagcatCACGAGAGCAGCCCGAGCTGCACCATCCGGGCCCTCCCGACTCCCCATGCGGAGGGTCTCCATATTatgggatgccgcggcgtgAAGCGACCGAGGGCGAAGCATGGCACGCAGGCAGGGGGTGCGCAGGGCCACCGAGGGCCCTGACCTGAGGCTGGCCAacgtcctcctcgagctcatccggcatgTCACCTTGACCACTCCCCTATTACCCGCACgacagacgccgccgcctccgccctcgagcaggagcaTGGGCGCGGCCCGCGTTGGATCAGGCCATGCAGCTCACCCATGTCCGTGGGAcgcccgccgcgcagcacgcacccgAGGAAGGGACGAGCAAGGACAGGAAGTGCCCGTGCGGCGTATGGCCCGATGCGAAGGCAGGCGGCTCGTCCTAGACGCCCAGGATGCAGCCGTAACCCCCCCTACAGAGACGGGTGGGCTGCGGTTGTATGCGCCAATCGGAGGACTCGCTCGCGGTGGAGTCACGCACTTTGAAGAATTTTTGTGATCCACCCATATGCGTTTCAATTTTGTTCTTGGCCTGAGTTCCGGTCACAGTTGCGTCATCTTGTACATGCACATCACTACATATGTACATATGAGtgtctttgtttttttttttgtgcgtgtatgtgtgttctTCGGCGTTCTGGTGCGATTTTTTTAGTCAATAGGCGGTGGATCCCTTTTTTCGTGTTGTTCTTGGTGGGAGAAATGCCTTCCGAGCCTCTTCGTGCTTTtggttctcctcctccccattTACTCCATGacgctcttttttttcttgatGTGGGGCTGTGGGCGTTCTCCGGCGCTGATGTCTTCTCGTGGCTCTTCGATGGAGACCGGCGATGGTGCTATCTGCAAGGGGGTCACTTCCGACTTCAGCCGTTGCAAATGGGGCGACGCTTGTACTGGAGACAGGCAATGGGACAGACGAAATAGCGAAAACCAAATGTAGAGGGAGtagggaggcggcgggggtTCCACGAAAGGTAAAAAAGCTGTGTAAGCGGAGTCTACGCTTCCGACTTGTCTGGTCGTAACGAATACggggcagcgccgtcctcATCTCTCAGGGACAGCTGTCTCTAAATAAACGAACGCACGAAGACAAactttttccctttttcgtGTTCTGTTGTGCGCTCTTAGAGTCCCTCAAAAGGCGTATGTTGGCTAGCTGGAAGCGAGCGCCATGCAGTGTGTTAGAGAGTGAACGGGATCCGCGTGCGACGCAGGACATTTTAAGGCTTAGACTGAAAGAATAGGCAGAGCATGTAGGGAGGGGCTGAAGAAAACAGAGTGGCTGCGTGTCCGCTGCAACTTTTAGACGTTTTATTATTATCATTATTATTGGTCAGCCCTCTCGTTTCGCttcctgttttttttttctttttcttcgccccaccccctcctcttctcgtTCTCTAAGCCAATTCTCCCTCGCGTTTATTTCCACTGGACACATCAAACCGCGGCGATTCTTTGTGTGCCTCTGTTTTCTTTGCTcgtcctctttttttttcccatATATTGTTCTTATTATCCTCTcaccctctcgctctctccgactctctctctgtctcgctTCTCTCTACTGTCGATCTCTTCTCGTTCTTCTTTTTCGCATGCGtggcgtgcctgtgtgcgtgtgttctacctatatacatgtatgtTGTACTTTACTTGACGTGGCATAAGGGAAACGAAGCAGGCAAGGAGTGAAGGCGGGGGTAACGAAAACCGGAGGAGAGCATAGGTATTTACCTTTTTGGAATGCGCTAGCAAGCATACAAGaaggtgtgcgcgtgtgtgtgtgtcagaaGGTGTGCTTGTTTGGCTGTGCGTGAGAGTACGTGTCTTTGCTCTATTTGCGTACATGCTGTCATCAGCCTATGTTTCATCTCTTTATCTCTTCCCGTCTACgtgttgtgcgcgcgtgtgctttcGGCTTATGGGCTCCGTCTCCTCTGTCccatgctgctgctcctgtcGTTTCTGTTTAAAGTTTGGCTCGCTGGATTTTTTTTATCCTTTTCTACGTGCATGAGACACTCGCTTTTACCCATACATGTACACCTACCTGCAGGCACACTCGCACGTGTCTTCGTGgctcttcgtttttctttATGTGCTTTtcgagggaagagggaggctgGCTTTCCTTGCCCGAGTCGTCCGTTGTTCGCGCTCTCGCGCTTTTCTTTCACTCCCTTTTCATTGAACTTTGTGTGGTAGGGTGCAATGGCGGCGGTAGCACTCCAGCGCAGACAGACAGCCCGACGGTCAGCCACACACGCCTATACTCCAACAAGCGTAGTGGAATACCAACAACCTCTGTTTTCTTGCAGATACTCGAACACGCATGTAAGCACTCTTTCGCTCACATTCATGCACATTAAAatacgcagcggcagctcaaAAGACAAACGGCAAAAACGAAGAGATGAAACAATATAGGCAAGCGAGACGCACTACAAGAGTGACGAGGAGCCAATGCCATTGTCGTATGAATGgtacgaggcgctgctgctgccctcttTTTGGAAAAGGTCAAGCCTGCGGCGGCCCCTCTTTCAATCGTCTGGGGTCGACTCTTTCCGCTGCCTTCTTCATGTGTATTGGGAGAGGAGATAGGCGAGAGAAGCTCACCCCCTAGGCCGGAACCTGAAGGAGCGGCAACAGGGATCGGAAGACCACTTCACGGCTGTGCTTCTTTCCACGAAGGACCTATGACGTCGGTACCGAGGAGCTGGGGAGAGCGAAAGACGCGGATTTGGCGCCACCTGACCTGCGCTCTCTGTTTTCCATTCGCCACTTCAAAAGAAACGCGCCGCGGCATCTGCGGCGCCATCCGCGGGTGGCCTGTGACCCTTCACCCCTCTCCGACTCTCCCCCCTCTGGGGattgtgtctctctctctacgcTCTCGCCGGCAATGCCTGGTTCTTTTTCTCTACCACTCTTCCTTCTTGTTGCCTCTTTGCTtccttgcctctctcttcgcggTGCACTACGCCAAAGCAGACGAGAAGAAAAGCAGTCGCCGTCATTGTATTGTCGAcgcctgcgcacgcgcggtTGGTGTGCACCCAAGCCACCGAGTGTGCCCCCttagaaaaaaaaacaaatcGGCTGACTACGTTCGTcccgtcttttttttttcttgtcccTGTACGCCTTCATCCTCACCAACGCCGGCTCGACAGTCACGgaagagcaacagcagcaaagaaaaaagcaaaGAGAGGTAAACGGTGCTCGAGGGAGAGTGAGTATCACCACTCTCTCTGCACCTCTGTTTCAACCTTTACTGCATCCGCTCCTCTCCGCTATCTGTTGCCCACCCCCTTTTCCGCTCTTTCTTTTGGCAAGCTTCACATCGCCTCAACAGCGCTACTTCCCGTTTGCGCCTacacctctctcccccttcggCGCTCAGCATCCTTTATCATCTTCATATCCCGCAAGCAAGtggtggctgtgcgtgctgACATACTGctgccttttctctcttcgccgccgttcTAGCACaatatacatacatacatacatatgtatatatatatatgtatgtatgtatgtatgtctATTTGGACTCTCTGTGGTGACCATCtattctctctctcccgctttGCGCATCGCTCAGctgtccttttttttggttcAAGGCAAAACAAGAGTGTCTGAAGGTTGCGTGAGGAGCTTTCAATAACAAGGTGGCGAGAGGGCAACACTCCCAGACTTTATTTGGTCTCCTTGTCCTTGCGTCGCATTGTTTTGGTGTTCTCCGCTTGCGCTGTGTTGGGCtcccgcgcacacgcgcccccCCTCGCCTGCGCGTCCTTTGGTTTTTGTCGCCTCGTCGGCGCGCTTTTTTTCGCACCCTTGCCCGGTTTGGGGTGCTCCTCCTACCGCGCTTCATCCAGTTTGCTCGCTAAACAGAAAGGTAGGGAGGTGGTtggggtgagggggagggagcaaGGAGCAAAGGAACGGCGACTTCGGCTGCACGCCTTCGCCTGCATTCCTTGACATcatcgagcagcagcattcACGGCACAGACTGCGCGCATGCGTACGTGCCAAAAAGACTCACAATCACTTCTCCAAGGCGACATCTGAGCTTGGACTCCAACGCCAGCACTTACAACTTGATCTCTCCTAGCGAAAACGGCACGATGAGCTTTGGCGGCTTTCTTCTCTCGGCCGGACTCTACTTGGTCCTGGTCGCCGTATTTGTGTCGCTCTTTCTGCACATCATGAGCTACCGCTACCGAAGTCAGCAGAACCGGCTTCTCTACTACCCACAGATTCCTCCAGAGAGCCGAGAGGTCTGCGAAGACCCGGTGACGCTCGGCATCCCCTATGcagagcgtgtgtgtgtcaccaCTGCTGATAAAGTACGATTGTCGGG encodes:
- a CDS encoding protein kinase A catalytic subunit isoform 1; protein product: MSSAAKDSCPAESSGHLNNEKAQLSKIPSSHPDPSKVAVASKVKAAYSFERPDTSSWKLSDFELKNTLGTGSFGRVRIAHRKGTEEYYAIKCLRKREIIKMKQQQHVAQEKGILMELCHPFIVNMMCSFQDEKKVYFVLEFVMGGEMFTHLRTAGRFPNDVAKFYHAELVLAFEYLHSLDVIYRDLKPENLLLDNKGHAKVTDFGFAKKVPDRTFTLCGTPEYLAPEVIQSKGHGKAVDWWTMGVLLYEFIAGYPPFYDDTPFRIYEKILAGRLKFPNWFDGRARDLVKGLLQTDHTKRLGTLKGGPADVKSHPYFHGANWDKLYARYYPAPIPVRVKSPGDTSNFEKYPDSPVDRTPALTSAQQAEFNGF